In the genome of Chiroxiphia lanceolata isolate bChiLan1 chromosome 29, bChiLan1.pri, whole genome shotgun sequence, one region contains:
- the LOC116799651 gene encoding phospholipid-transporting ATPase ID isoform X4, whose amino-acid sequence MYVLETSSSWRITSLWRSEPHGLCYIETAELDGETNMKVRQAIPVTAELRDTSKLARFDGEVVCEPPNNKLDKFSGTLYWKENKYPLSNQNMLLRGCVLRNTEWCFGLVIFAGPDTKLMQNSGRTKFKRTSIDRLMNTLVLWIFGFLVCMGVILAIGNAIWEHEVGVCFQIYLPWDEGVHSAFFSGFLSFWSYIIILNTVVPISLYVSVEVIRLGHSYFINWDKKMYCAKRRTPAEARTTTLNEELGQVEYIFSDKTGTLTQNIMVFSKCSVNGHSYGDMQDVLGHKAELGEGPEPVNFSFNPLADPRFQFWDPSLLEAVKLGDPHVHEFFRLLSLCHTVMSEEKSEGELLYKAQSPDEGALVTAARNFGFVFRFRTPKTITVHELGQAITYQLLAILDFNNVRKRMSVIVRCPEGRIRLYCKGADTILLERLHPVNHDLTSVTADHLNEYAAEGLRTLVLAYKDLEESYYRDWSERLRWAGSASEAREDRLARLYDEVEHDMMLLGATAIEDKLQQGVPETIAILTLANIKIWVLTGDKQETAVNIGYSCKMLTDDMTEVFVVTGHTVLEVREELRKAREKMMDASRSVGNGFSYEEKLSSSKLTSVLEAIAGEYALVINGHSLAHALEADMEVEFLETACACKAVICCRVTPLQKAQVVELVKKYKKAVTLAIGDGANDVNMIKTAHIGVGISGQEGIQAVLASDYSFSQFKFLQRLLLVHGRWSYLRMCKFLCYFFYKNFAFTMVHFWFGFFCGFSAQTVYDQYFITLYNIVYTSLPVLAMGVFDQDVPEQRSMEYPKLYEPGQLNLLFNKREFFICIAQGIYTSVLMFFIPYGVFADATRDDGAQLADYQSFAVTVATSLVIVVSVQIGLDTGFWTAINHFFIWGSLAAYFAILFTMHSDGLFRMFPNQFRFVGNAQNTLAQPTVWLTIALTTVVCIMPVVAFRFLKLDLKPELSDTVRYTQLVRKKQKTQHRCVRHAGHVGSRRSGYAFSHQEGFGELIMSGKNMRLSSLALSSFASRPSTSWIETLWKKKSSEGSGAGSPSGTADKTLKV is encoded by the exons ATGTACGTGTTGGAGACATCATCAAGTTGGAGAATAACCAGTTTGTGGCG cagcgAACCCCATGGGTTGTGCTACATAGAGACTGCAGAGCTGGATGG AGAGACCAACATGAAGGTGCGCCAGGCCATACCTGTCACCGCAGAGCTGAGGGACACCAGCAAGCTGGCTCGCTTTGACG GTGAGGTGGTCTGTGAACCCCCCAACAACAAGCTTGACAAGTTTAGTGGGACACTGTACTGGAAGGAGAACAAGTACCCCCTGAGCAACCAGAACATGCTGCTGCGAGGCTGTGTCCTGCGCAACACCGAGTGGTGCTTTGGCCTCGTCATCTTTGCAG ggcccGACACGAAACTGATGCAGAACAGTGGCCGGACCAAGTTTAAGCGGACGAGCATTGACCGGCTGATGAACACACTGGTGCTCTGG ATCTTTGGGTTTCTGGTGTGCATGGGAGTGATCCTGGCCATTGGCAATGCCATCTGGGAGCACGAGGTGGGCGTCTGCTTCCAGATCTACTTGCCCTGGGACGAGGGGGTGCACAGTGCCTTCTTCTCTGGCTTCCTCTCCTTCTGGTCTTACATCATCATCCTCAACACTGTGGTGCCCATCTCACTCTACGTGAG CGTGGAGGTGATCCGGCTTGGGCACAGCTACTTCATCAACTGGGACAAGAAGATGTACTGTGCCAAGCGCCGGACGCCAGCTGAGGCCCGGACCACCACCCTCAATgaggagctggggcaggtggAGTACATCTTCTCTGACAAGACTGGCACCCTCACCCAGAACATCATGGTCTTCAGCAAGTGCTCTGTGAACGGGCACAGCTACG GTGACATGCAGGATGTGCTGGGTCACAAGGcggagctgggagag GGGCCAGAGCCAGTCAACTTCTCCTTCAACCCACTGGCGGACCCGCGGTTCCAGTTCTGGGACCCCAGCCTGCTGGAAGCCGTCAAGCTGGGAGACCCCCACGTGCACGAGTTCTTCCGCCTGCTCTCGCTCTGCCACACCGTCATGTCCGAGGAGAAGAGCGAAG GGGAGCTCTTGTACAAGGCACAGTCCCCGGACGAGGGAGCGCTGGTCACGGCTGCCAGAAACTTTGGCTTCGTTTTCCGGTTCCGCACACCCAAGACCATCACGGTGCACGAGCTGGGTCAAGCCATCACCTACCAGCTGCTGGCCATCCTGGACTTCAACAACGTCCGCAAGCGCATGTCTGTCATCG TCCGCTGCCCTGAGGGCAGGATCCGGCTGTACTGCAAAGGCGCTGACACCATCCTTCTGGAGCGGCTGCACCCTGTCAACCACGACCTGACCAGCGTCACCGCCGACCACCTCAAT GAGTATGCTGCCGAGGGGCTGCGGACGCTGGTGCTGGCTTACAAAGACCTGGAGGAGAGCTACTACAGGGACTGGTCGGAGCGTCTGCGCTGGGCTGGCAGTGCCTCTGAGGCCCGTGAGGATCGCCTGGCTCGGCTCTACGACGAGGTGGAGCATGATATGATG CTGCTCGGAGCAACAGCCATTGAGGACAAACTGCAGCAGGGGGTCCCCGAAACTATCGCCATTCTGACGCTGGCCAACATCAAGATCTGGGTGCTGACGGGGGACAAGCAGG AAACAGCTGTGAACATTGGCTACTCCTGCAAGATGCTGACAGATGACATGACAGAGGTGTTCGTGGTCACAGGCCACACTGTGCTGGAGGTGCGAGAGGAGCTCAG aAAAGCCCGAGAGAAAATGATGGATGCATCGCGCTCTGTGGGCAATGGCTTCTCCTACGAGGAGAAACTCTCCTCCTCCAAGCTCACTTCTGTGCTGGAAGCCATTGCAGGCGAATATGCCCTGGTCATCAATGGGCACAGCCTG GCCCACGCGCTGGAGGCAGACATGGAGGTGGAATTCCTGGAGACAGCGTGTGCCTGCAAGGCTGTTATATGCTGCCGTGTCACACCCTTGCAGAAAGCCCAGGTGGTGGAGCTGGTGAAGAAGTACAAGAAAGCTGTGACCTTGGCCATTGGGGATGGGGCCAATGATGTCAACATGATCAAGA ctgcCCATATTGGGGTGGGCATCAGCGGGCAGGAGGGCATCCAGGCCGTGCTGGCCTCTGACTACTCCTTCTCCCAGTTCAAGTTCCTGCAGCGCCTTCTCCTGGTGCACGGGCGCTGGTCCTACCTGCGCATGTGCAAGTTCCTTTGCTACTTCTTCTACAAGAACTTCGCCTTCACCATGGTCCACTTCTGGTTTGGCTTCTTCTGCGGCTTCTCGGCACAG ACCGTGTATGACCAGTACTTCATCACACTGTACAACATTGTCTACACGTCGCTGCCCGTGCTTGCCATGGGTGTCTTTGACCAG GATGTGCCAGAGCAGCGGAGCATGGAGTACCCCAAGCTCTACGAGCCTGGGCAGCTGAACCTGCTCTTCAACAAGCGGGAGTTCTTCATCTGCATCGCCCAGGGCATCTACACATCCGTCCTCATGTTCTTCATCCCCTACGGCGTCTTCGCTGATGCCACCCGTGACGACGGTGCCCAGCTGGCTGACTACCAGTCCTTTGCCGTCACCGTTGCCACCTCCCTTGTGATTGTTGTCAGTGTGCAG ATTGGGCTGGACACGGGATTCTGGACAGCCATCAACCACTTCTTCATCTGGGGTAGCCTGGCCGCCTACTTCGCTATCCTCTTCACCATGCACAGTGACGGCCTCTTCCGAATGTTCCCCAACCAGTTCCGCTTCGTGG GCAACGCACAGAATACGCTAGCCCAGCCCACAGTCTGGCTGACCATCGCCCTCACCACTGTGGTCTGCATCATGCCTGTTGTGGCCTTTCGCTTCCTCAAGCTGGACCTGAAACCTGAACTCTCGGACACG gtGCGCTACACTCAGCTGGTTCGGAAGAAGCAGAAGACGCAGCACCGGTGCGTGCGGCACGCAGGGCATGTGGGCTCACGCCGCTCCGGCTACGCCTTCTCCCACCAGGAGGGATTCGGAGAGCTAATCATGTCCGGCAAGAACATGCGGCTCAGCTCCTTGGCGCTCTCTAGCTTTGCCTCCCGCCCCAGCACCAGCTGGATCGAGACACTGTGGAAGAAGAAGAGCAGTGAGGGCAGCGGTGCTGGCAGTCCCAGTGGCACAGCTGACAAGACCCTCAAGGTGTGA